The region GGCCCAGGCAGGGGGTGCCGTGGGCCACTGTGACGCAGGTGGTGCCGCGCCTCTTGCACTCGAAGCAGACGCTGTGGCTGGGGATCTGGGGTTTGCGTCCGGACAGGTGGGCGGTGATGACTTCGAGGAGCTGGCGGCGGTCGATGGGGCAGCCCCGGAGTTCGAAATCGACCGGTACGTGTGCCGAGATCGGGGTCGAGGTCTCCAGGGTGGCGATGTAGTCCGGGCGGGCATAGACCGCCGCGCGGAATGCGTCGACGTCTCCGAAGTTGCGCAGTGCCTGGATGCCGCCCGCGGTGGCGCAGGCTCCGATGGTCACCATGCGCCGGGAGATGCGCCGGATGTGTTGGATTCGCTCGGCGTCCTCGGCCGTGGTGATCGAGCCCTCGACCAGGGAGAGGTCGTACGGACCCCGTCCGGACAGCTCCGCGCGCCCCCCGCTGGGACCCTCGGTGGCGGACATCTCCAGGAAGTGCTCGATGCGTACCTGCTCGGTGAGGCCGAGCAGTTCGTCCTCGCAGTCGAGCAGGGTCAGCTGGCAGCCGTCGCAGGACGCGAACTTCCATACGGCGAGCGTGGGCCGACGGTCCGGGTTCGCTCGTCGGCGGGCGGCGTCTCCCAGATCGGTGTCCGCCGCTCGGGCGGTGGACCGTCCTGGGGCGCCGGCCAGTCCTCGGTCGGATTCCATCTCACAACTCCCGTACGGACAGCAGGCGTTCCACGCGGTCGTAGCCGACCACAGGTCCGTCCCGGCACAGCAGCAGCGGGCCGAGCTGGCAGTGGCCGCAGTGGCCGGAGGCGCAGCGCATGTTGCGTTCCAGCGACACCTGAACGCGGTGCGCGGCGAGGCCTCGGCCCATCAGGGCTCGCGCGGTGTGGCGCATCATCACCTCGGGCCCGCACACCAGCGCGTGGGTCCGGTCCGGCCGGAGTGCCAACGCGTCGAGGAGGGTGGTGACGACCCCCACCGAGCCTTGCCAGCCCGGGCCGGGGCGGTCGACGGTCACTCCCACCTCGGCCCTGCTGCGCCAGTTTTCGATGTCCTCCAGGTAGATCAGATCGCCAGGGCTACGGGTTCCCACCAGGATCCCCAGCCGACCGTAGGCGGCCGGCCGGTCCAGGACCGCGTGCACCACCGGTCGCAGTGGCGCCAGCCCGATGCCGCCGGCGA is a window of Streptomyces mirabilis DNA encoding:
- a CDS encoding FAD/NAD(P)-binding protein, which encodes MSTVTPPLPYRVAETRAETADTRSVELVPASRELPPFSPGQFAMIYAFGVGEVPVSVSALRGSHGGLVHTVRAVGAVSTALYDLCPGDTVGLRGPFGTRWDLDAAAGQDVLVIAGGIGLAPLRPVVHAVLDRPAAYGRLGILVGTRSPGDLIYLEDIENWRSRAEVGVTVDRPGPGWQGSVGVVTTLLDALALRPDRTHALVCGPEVMMRHTARALMGRGLAAHRVQVSLERNMRCASGHCGHCQLGPLLLCRDGPVVGYDRVERLLSVREL
- a CDS encoding oxidoreductase yields the protein MESDRGLAGAPGRSTARAADTDLGDAARRRANPDRRPTLAVWKFASCDGCQLTLLDCEDELLGLTEQVRIEHFLEMSATEGPSGGRAELSGRGPYDLSLVEGSITTAEDAERIQHIRRISRRMVTIGACATAGGIQALRNFGDVDAFRAAVYARPDYIATLETSTPISAHVPVDFELRGCPIDRRQLLEVITAHLSGRKPQIPSHSVCFECKRRGTTCVTVAHGTPCLGPVTHAGCGAICPAYGRGCYGCFGPAERPNLRSMVAQLRRDGMSEADILRVFRTFNAASPEYAPVADLAAEEQDTPRAGTETDPERPA